One stretch of Deinococcus ficus DNA includes these proteins:
- a CDS encoding glycosyltransferase family 1 protein: MSVPPTSTMTSYPDAPALLVLSHLRWDFVFQRPQHLMTRAARERPVYYIEEPHFGDWEDHLDVRREACGVTVCAPHIQQGHSPAQSQARTARLLAEFVQAEQLAEYDLWVYTPMELPVTAGLRPRVTVYDCMDELANFRGAPPELRTREARLFRQADVVFTGGHRLYEAKCRQHRNVHPFPSSVDTAHFAQARTTRQDPEDQAGLPRPRLGFYGVIDERFDIDLIGEVARRQPDWQFVLIGPVVKINPADLPRAANIHYLGQKSYAELPHYLGGWDVALLPFALNEATEFISPTKTPEYLAGGVPVVSTGIRDVIRPYGELDLVRIADGADAFEAACAAALREAGTPAAQARQARADEHLSQLSWDATWQAMQAQMNAARPVVLAESADD; the protein is encoded by the coding sequence ATGTCCGTTCCACCGACGTCCACCATGACCTCGTACCCGGACGCCCCGGCTCTGCTGGTCCTCTCGCACCTCCGCTGGGATTTCGTGTTCCAGCGCCCGCAGCACCTGATGACCCGCGCCGCGCGTGAACGGCCCGTGTACTACATCGAAGAGCCCCACTTCGGAGACTGGGAGGACCACCTGGACGTGCGCCGCGAGGCGTGCGGCGTGACCGTCTGCGCCCCCCACATTCAGCAGGGACACAGCCCCGCGCAGTCCCAGGCCCGCACCGCGCGGCTCCTGGCGGAGTTCGTGCAGGCGGAGCAGCTCGCCGAGTACGATCTGTGGGTGTACACGCCCATGGAACTTCCGGTCACGGCGGGCCTGCGGCCCCGCGTGACCGTGTACGACTGCATGGATGAACTCGCCAACTTCCGGGGCGCGCCCCCGGAACTGCGCACGCGGGAAGCCCGGCTGTTCCGGCAGGCGGACGTCGTGTTCACCGGCGGGCACCGCCTGTACGAGGCCAAGTGCCGCCAGCACCGCAACGTGCATCCCTTCCCGTCCAGCGTGGACACCGCGCACTTCGCGCAGGCCCGCACCACCCGCCAGGACCCCGAGGATCAGGCTGGCCTGCCCCGCCCGCGCCTGGGCTTCTACGGCGTGATCGACGAACGCTTCGACATCGACCTGATCGGCGAGGTCGCCCGCCGGCAGCCGGACTGGCAGTTCGTGCTGATCGGCCCGGTCGTGAAGATCAACCCGGCCGACCTGCCGCGCGCCGCGAACATCCACTACCTGGGACAGAAGTCGTACGCCGAGCTCCCCCATTACCTGGGCGGCTGGGACGTGGCCCTGCTTCCCTTCGCGCTGAACGAGGCCACCGAGTTCATCAGCCCCACCAAGACCCCGGAGTACCTGGCGGGGGGCGTGCCCGTGGTGTCCACCGGTATCCGCGACGTGATCCGCCCGTACGGCGAACTGGACCTCGTGCGCATCGCCGACGGTGCCGACGCCTTCGAAGCCGCGTGCGCCGCTGCCCTGCGCGAGGCCGGCACGCCCGCCGCGCAGGCCCGGCAGGCCCGCGCTGACGAGCACCTCAGCCAGCTGTCCTGGGACGCCACCTGGCAGGCCATGCAGGCACAGATGAACGCTGCCCGCCCGGTCGTGCTCGCCGAGAGTGCCGATGACTGA